TGAGACAATGTTGTAGCGCTCGCCGTTTTCGCCTCGTTCCCATGCCAGCAAATGCGCGGTTACCACGTCGGAAATATCCACAAAACCAACGCCACCAGTCGGATAAAACGGAATTAGGCCTTTATAAATATCCTCAATAAAACTGGATGCACTGTTTACGGGATACAAACTACCAGGATACGAGCCCATCACCGCGCCCGGATTAACCATCACCGTGTGCAACCCTTCAAATGTTCCGCGAAGCACTTCCAACTCAGAAAGATACTTCGCCGCCATGTAGCCATAACGATGTTGCCAAGGCTCAAATGCCTGACTTTCAGGGTTTAACGCGCCACTTTCGATCACGCCGACCGCAGCCACCGAGCTGGTATGAATCAATTTTTTGACTTGATTTCGCAAACACGCATCAACCAAATGACGCGTTCCCAGCACATTGATTTTATATAATTTACGCCGATCCCGCTGCTGATAAGAAACCAACGCCGCCGTGTGAAAAACCACGTCCACGTTTTTTGTGGCTTCCCATAATGACAACGGAACGGTGACATCCCCATCAATGAATTCAACGGGCACTCCCTTTAAAACATGGCGCGGGGAATTTTTCCGGACAAGCGCTTTGATCTGAACCTGCTTGCCGTACTTTCGGTGAATCGCTAACACCAAGGCCGAGCCGATATATCCTGTCGCGCCTGTAACTAAAATTTTTATATCAGGCACTACGCTATTTTTAACAAAAGTTGATTTTTCTCAACGGGCTGACGCTCTGAGACCAAAATTTCCGTCACTGTTCCCGAAACGGCTGACTTAATTTCATTCTGCATTTTCATCGCTTCTAAAACCAAAAGCCCTTGACCTTTTTCGACCGGATCGCCAACCGACACATGAAGTTTTACAACCAAGCCAGGCATCGGCGATTTTAAATCACCCGACGCTTTTTTGTTCTCAATCTTAATGCCAAGCCGCTCAATTAAGAGTTGTGTCTCATCTACGAGTGTCACTTCCGTTTCATTTCCTTCAAACTTAACGGTGAATGTTCCTTCCGATTGCAGCAAGCGAATAGTAAAAACTTGATTTTCATACACGACCTTATGCAAGTCGCCACCAAGAGGCATCATTCGAACCGTTTTTTCTTCACCGTCTATCTTGAGCGACACCTCTTCTTGGGCTGCGTTTTCAAGCTCAATATCATATTTGGCCGCTTGGCCAACCATTGCTTTATATTTCATGCTAAATGAAATTTTTTTTCCTGATAAACATAGGCGTTAAATAAACCGTGCTTTTGTTATGCTAAACGAAGCAAAGCGCCCAGTCTGCGGGCAAAAGTGGATTCTTCGCTAAGAAGCTCAGAATGACATAGTAAATAATTGATTTTGAAAAGCCATCATGATAAATAAGTCCAAAATAGCCTAAAGTTCATCAGGATTTAGTGTATTCAAAATGGTTCGGAGAGACGAGCGAATGTAATTCTTTTTTAACAGGATGTCGCGAATGGCGGTAATGAGTTCCACTTTTTTTTCCGGCGCGGTTTCCTGATCAAATTTCTCGGCAAGCGCGTCGATTTCCTTGTTAAAATTCTCTTTTTCTTTACCGAGATGCGCGATCATCTCGTTCAAATGCTGATGAAGTTCTTCCGTCGGCTCGGATTGATATTCCATCAATTTTTCCTGCATTTCCATCAGTTCCATGAGCATTTCCGCCGGCGCATTTTTTTTGCCTTTCTGGTCTTGCAATGGGCCAAGATAGCGTTCAATCACATAAATCAAGCGTTTGTCGCGGTCTTTCAGCGTAGCAAATGCGTGGTTCAAGCTTGACGAAAGATCCAGACTCAGGTCTTTTTGAACTGAAGTTTGATGATAATCGGGATGGACCTGACGGCTTAAATCATAGAACCGCTGTTGCAGTTCTTTCATATCCAAATTGAGTTTTTCTTTTATCCCGAAAAGCTCAAAATAATTTCTTTCTTGCATGAAAAACTAAAATAATTTTGAGAAAACGACCCGTGTAATCTATGCTGTTTATTGTATTTTAACAGGCTCTTGCGTGAATTTACAAATTTTAAACCGGAAGAGCGGATAACTTTTGCAATTTGTAAGCGACTTTGTTTAAGCATGGAACTACGGCGTGAGGAGTCCGGCGAGGCTCAAAACAGCGCAGCATCGTGTGTTCAAAAAACGGTGCTGCCTAACGGATTAACGGTCATTACCGAACATGTGCCTGGTGTGCGAAGCCTTTCCGTTGGACTTTGGACAAACACCGGCTCCCGAGATGAAACGCCGGAAAATAATGGCGCGGCGCATTTCATCGAACACATGGTTTTCAAAGGCACAAGCAAACGCGACTATATTCAAATTTCAAAAAGTTTGGAGAGCGTTGGCGGCTATTTGAATGCGTTTACCACCAAAGAACATACCTGTTTTTACGCTCGCAGCCTTGCTGAGCATTTGAAAATCACCATCGATGTTTTAACCGACTTGGTCTTTCGCCCGACTTTTCCAGAAGAAGAATTGGAAAAGGAAAAAGACGTCATTATCGAGGAAATCAAAAGCACGGAAGACACGCCCGACGATTTGATCTTTGATGATTTTGATAAATTTTTGTTCGAAAGTCATCCGCTTGGCTTGCCTATCGCTGGCACGGAAGAATCGGTCGACGCATTAACGCGCAACGACACTATCGCTTTTCTGAAAGCTTGTTATCGACCCGAAAAAATGTTGCTCGTCGGGACGGGCAATCTAACGCACGACGCGCTTCTGAATTTCGCCGAATGCTTTGTGCCAAAGCGAAAAACCAAACCGAAATCCGTGCGCCAAACTTACGATTTTGGGCAATACCAGCCATTTACGAAAGAAATCGCCAAGCCCATTCAGCAAGCGCATATTCTCATTGGCGCGCCGTACATTCGCGACGATAAAAATTATTTCTCCGCCATTTTGCTCAACACGCTGCTCGGCGGCGGCATGAGCAGCCGACTGAATTTATCGCTCAGGGAAAAACATGGGCTGGTTTATTCCGTTTTTTCCAGCATTTCTACCTTCGACGAAATCAACACGTTTTCCATTTACGCCGGCACAGACAAAGATAAGGTCAAGAAAACCGTTGCGCTCATTCACGAAGAACTTGGGCAACTTTTGGGAAAAAATGTGCCAAAACGAGAATTGGATTTGGCAAAAGCACAACTCAAAGGCGCGGTGATTATGGGGCAAGAAAGCGTTTCGAAGCGGCAATCGCATTTGGCTCGCGATCATTATTATTTTGGCCGCGACTTTTCATTTGACGAATTAATCGAGATGGTCGAAAGCGTTTCGGCAAAAGATATTCGTTCGGTTGCCGAGCAAATGCTGGATGCCTCAAAATTCTCCACGCTCATCTATCAACCGAAACGACGGGGAAAAGCGTAATTCCAAAATAGGTGGATACACAGTTAAAAAGTCAATTCGAGCAACGAGAACTTTTATTATTCTGAAAAGTATACATGCTTTGGATTGAAATAAAATTGTTCTTACACACTTACCTCATTAACATTACGCGGAAAAAAGTGCAACTATGAACCGAAATTATTATGACATACTTGGCGTGCAAAAAAGCGCCACAGAAGAAGAAATAAAAAAAGCGTATAGAAAACTCGCCGTAAA
Above is a window of Chloroherpeton thalassium ATCC 35110 DNA encoding:
- a CDS encoding NAD-dependent epimerase/dehydratase family protein; the encoded protein is MPDIKILVTGATGYIGSALVLAIHRKYGKQVQIKALVRKNSPRHVLKGVPVEFIDGDVTVPLSLWEATKNVDVVFHTAALVSYQQRDRRKLYKINVLGTRHLVDACLRNQVKKLIHTSSVAAVGVIESGALNPESQAFEPWQHRYGYMAAKYLSELEVLRGTFEGLHTVMVNPGAVMGSYPGSLYPVNSASSFIEDIYKGLIPFYPTGGVGFVDISDVVTAHLLAWERGENGERYNIVSENLTYKALFDLTTRVPGSRSRTAEPLNKWFGRVLGMGTEVMASVMRRTSTVTFDGVRLAELALYFDNSKSKQALGLKYRPFVETVLDLLRASQATKPFLHKA
- a CDS encoding biotin/lipoyl-containing protein; the protein is MKYKAMVGQAAKYDIELENAAQEEVSLKIDGEEKTVRMMPLGGDLHKVVYENQVFTIRLLQSEGTFTVKFEGNETEVTLVDETQLLIERLGIKIENKKASGDLKSPMPGLVVKLHVSVGDPVEKGQGLLVLEAMKMQNEIKSAVSGTVTEILVSERQPVEKNQLLLKIA
- a CDS encoding DnaJ domain-containing protein, with translation MQERNYFELFGIKEKLNLDMKELQQRFYDLSRQVHPDYHQTSVQKDLSLDLSSSLNHAFATLKDRDKRLIYVIERYLGPLQDQKGKKNAPAEMLMELMEMQEKLMEYQSEPTEELHQHLNEMIAHLGKEKENFNKEIDALAEKFDQETAPEKKVELITAIRDILLKKNYIRSSLRTILNTLNPDEL
- a CDS encoding M16 family metallopeptidase, which encodes MELRREESGEAQNSAASCVQKTVLPNGLTVITEHVPGVRSLSVGLWTNTGSRDETPENNGAAHFIEHMVFKGTSKRDYIQISKSLESVGGYLNAFTTKEHTCFYARSLAEHLKITIDVLTDLVFRPTFPEEELEKEKDVIIEEIKSTEDTPDDLIFDDFDKFLFESHPLGLPIAGTEESVDALTRNDTIAFLKACYRPEKMLLVGTGNLTHDALLNFAECFVPKRKTKPKSVRQTYDFGQYQPFTKEIAKPIQQAHILIGAPYIRDDKNYFSAILLNTLLGGGMSSRLNLSLREKHGLVYSVFSSISTFDEINTFSIYAGTDKDKVKKTVALIHEELGQLLGKNVPKRELDLAKAQLKGAVIMGQESVSKRQSHLARDHYYFGRDFSFDELIEMVESVSAKDIRSVAEQMLDASKFSTLIYQPKRRGKA